ccccccccccccccaaaaaaaaaaaaaaacacacacacaccaaGCTTTACATATGCACCATTCAGTTAGTGAGCTACCTGCCACACCTTAAAGTGCTGAGGTTCCTGGCATCAATATCTTCCGTTTTTGTTTCTTGGAGGCAAATACATCACGCCTAAGCGTTGAAATTATCCTTAACCCATAATTAAAGGGACCATCACCCTTCTAAATGTTGGGTTTACttagttgaaattaattgacatGTAAATACTTAAGCACTTTTATAGTACAATTGCTTCTCTTTAAAAGAATTTGAAATTAATTGGACTGTTTATAGCCTAGGAAGAGTCTCACGCTGGAATTTCGTCTTCTAATCCATGTAGAATCTTCACACCCCCAATGGATTTCATAACTTTTCCCCTTTATACTTGGAAAATTGTAAATATTTGTGTGCCTTAACGCCTTTAGTAGTCATTTAAATTCTTTTTTAGGTTGACTTGTACCCTTATCTCACTCTTATCTTCTTGCAAAAGTTTAAATTACTCAGCCTTACTCACCTCTTGTTGAAGTTATTGGGGAAATCCCAAGTTCGTTATTCAACTTTTGGGATTTTAGTGTATTCGCAATATTCTGACTGTGCGGAATTCTTGCATTATGCCTTCATCGCCGTGTCCTTAAACAATTTTGTTTGCCATCCTGTTTTGGCTTGGAATGGGAGAATCCCTCTTGGATGTGTTGTCTGAATGGCGGGGTACGGCGGGGTACGGAGGAATACAATTATCGCTCTAAAAGTCATTGAAGAAGGACTTCTATATTCAAACACAGTCTTGAATCATAAGTGGGCAAGCAGAGAAATGAAGGAAGCGGAGGTCCAACAAGAAGGAGACTTATATCTGGAGATTTAACACAACGATCTGCTAGGTAGGTGCCTGGTGGGATTCATTACAGAAGAAAGCTCCGAAATTGCAACCGTATCGAAAGTTCGTAAATGGGCAGCAAATTCTCGTATCAACATTTACGAGATGCACCAAAATAGGTTTCTCTTCGAATTCCCTTCGAAGCTAATCGCTGACCATGTACTGAGAAGCGAATGGTTTTGGAAGAAACACAAAGTTAAGCTCCAATGGTGGAATCCGATGGTGGGGTCTGTTCCAAGAAATAAAATGATGAATCATGTATGGATTAGACTAGTAGGACTTCCACTATATCTATGGTCTCAAAAAGTTTTCAAAGAAGTTGGGGAATTTTGTGGTGGCTGGATTGAAACTGAGGAGGAAACAGAACTAAAAAATCATTTGAAATGGGCAAGAATAAAGATGAGAGGAGATGGATCTGCAGTACCAAAAACAGTGAAAATAGAATGTGAAGGGGTAGTCATTGAGATTCAGATCCGGTGTGAAGATTCGGTGAGTACGTACGGCGGTGCTGCAGTCAAGCAGTCAGCAGGGGGAGTAGCTACATGTGTTTTGATGGGACATGTGGGTAGCTCAAAACAGGTTTAGCCTATCCCTAAAAGAGCAACTGACCAGTCATGTGACTCTTTAATGAATACTAATCGGGCTTCGCAGCACTACAACAAAAAGGATTTGGGCCTAGATTCATTGGCTCAAATTATATCTGAAGAGAAGGCTTTTAAAACACGATTCACAAAACACATGCCAGATCCCTTTAATGAAGAGATAACAACTATTCAGTTTGAACCTTCTGTGGTAAATCAAATAACCATTGTTTTGGAGGAACCAAAGGAAAGCAACAACATCGTCAGCTTAGAAGAAGAGGATGATGGAGATAAAGAAAATCAACAAGAAGCTATTCCGCAAGATAATGCAATGTTGATTTTTGCTGAGCACGAAGGGAAGGGACAAAATTCAAAGGAATACAACAACATGCACATGTAGTCAAAAGAATCTGATATGTTTGTGGACTGGGCAATTGAAAAAGCTGTGCCTCTAAACCATCAAAGCTTAGAGGCAAAAGAAGACCTGGAATTTGAAGCATCAATTTGGGTGCATCAGAATATCATCAGATTGAGCAAAGAATTTGGGGTGGATTTTAGTGGATGTGAGAGAGAAGCATTGGAACTTTACATGAAAATTGACAACAGAAGGCAAGCGAACAAAGGGAAAAAAGTTACTCAAGTTGTCCAGACTACAAAgaagaagggattcaaagagctGAAAGGTCTGGATATTGGAAGTAATTTCAAGAGCAATGGAACTAGAAGTAGGGGGAAGCATTATCAGCCATAGCCAATGTCAGTGAATATCATATCACGGAATGTTAGGGGACTTAATAGAGTCGGGAAAAGGGGATTGATTAAAAGTTTGATACTCAGCTGGAAGGCAGAAATTCTTTGCTTCCAAGAATCTAAAATAGAAGGGGATAATAGGGAGATTGTAAAAGAATTATGGGGTCATAGATGGGTGAAATTTGCTCAGCTAGAAGCTAGTGGGACTAGATGGGGTATTGTAGTAATGTGGGATGGTAGAATATGGAAGGGGGAGGTATGTTGTGTTGGATCACATACAGTTACATGTAAATTTTCAGGCAAGACTCGGGAATATACTTGGCATCTTTCAGCTGTGTATGCTCCTATTGATAGAAAAAGAGGGAGGAAGTATGGTGGGAGCTAGCAGGTGCAAGAGGTCTCTTTAATGGACCTTGGGTGGTATGTGGGGACTTCAATACTCTAAGGTACCCATCAGAGAAGAAAAATTGTTCCAGATTCACAAGAGCTATGACTGACTTTTCAAACTTCATTGAAGACATGGAACTAGTAGACATCCAATTATCAGGAGGAGAGTACACATGGAGAAAAGGGGACAAGCATATAATAACAGTCAGATTGGATAGATTCTTGATTTCTGCTGACTGGAATGAAGATTTTAGAAACATAAAACAATCTCTGCTTCAGAGAGTTACCTCAGATCATTTCCCATTGATGCTGCAATGTGGTAGTTGGGATCCAGTTAAATCATACTTTAAATTTTGAGAACTGGTGGTTGCACACTGAAGGATTCAAAGACAGAATTGAAGAATGGTGGAATTCTTTCACCTGTGAAGGAAGGCCAGATTTCATTCTAACTTTGAAGCTTAAATACTTGAAGACAAAGTTAAAGGAATGGAGCAAAACTCTACAAGGCAACTTAGCATTACAGAAAACAAATATCCTCAACCAACTTGCAGTGCTGGAGGAGTTACATGACCGGAGAAGCTTGACAGAGGAGGAAATATTCACAAAAACCACATGGACCATGGAGTTTGAGGAGATTGCAAATCATGAAGAAGTAGCATGGAGATAGAGATCCAGGGCCCTTTGGTTAAAAGAGGGAGACAGGAgcaccaagttctttcacagaaCAATCAATACTCACAGGAGATTTAATAATATAGCTTAGTTGATAGTAGAAGGGGAATCTCTGCAAAACCCGGAAGACATCAAGAGGGAGATGATTAGATTCTATCAAAACATATACACAGAAAAAGAGGAGTGAAGGCCAATAGGTTCCATCAGAAACAACCAAATGATCACAACAGAGGATAACTCAATGCTCGAGAGTCCATTTGGAGAGCAGGAAATATGGGACAGTGTTAAGGCATGTGAGGTGACAGAGCACCTGGTCCAGATGGTTTCACAATGGCCTTTTTCACTACTTGTTGGGAAGTGGTTAAAAGGATGTGGTAGCTGCTGTTCAGATTTTTTATGAACAAGGAATCTTTGAAAAGAGCCTTAATGCCACTTTTGTCGCTCTGATTCCTAAGAAGCTGAGGGCCAAAGAACTGAGAGATTTCAGGCCTATCAGTCCGATAGGTAGTATATACAAAATTATCTCCAAGTTACTGACTGAGAGGCTAAAAAAGGTGGTCAATAAACTGGTGGATTCTCAACAAATGGCTTTCATAAGAGGAAGACAGATCATGAACGCCGTCCTTATTTCTAATGAATGCATTGACACAAGGAAAACAAGCAGGGAACCGGGGATACTATGCAAGCTGGATATAGAGAAAGCATATGATCATTTGAATTGGAAGTTTCTACTTGAAACACTAAGGAAAATGGACTTTGGTGGAAGATGGATTAACTAGATAAAATACTGCATCTCAACTTTTAGCTTCTCTGTACTCATCAATGGAGCCCCAGCTGGTTTCTTCCCTTCCCAGAGGGGTCTGAGACAAGGGGATCCCCTTTCCCGTTTCTTATTCATTATTGCTATGGAAGGTTTGAACGATATGCTAAAAAGAGCACAGACAAACAATTGGATCAGAGACTTCAAGGTGAATTGCAGGGCTGATAGCAACATGAGGATTTCACATTTGCAGTATGCTGATGATACTTTGGTGTTCTGTGAAGCTGATAGAGAACAGCTGAAAGTACTAAGGGTGATATTCATTCTTTTTGAAGCCACTTCTGGACTACACATAAATTGGTACAAAAGCTTCATTTATCTAGTAAATGAGGTAATGGAATTACAAAGTCTTGCTGATATTCTAGGTGGGAATATAGGTGAACTGCTTACTGTATATCTGGGGATGCCATTGGGAGCCAAGAGTAAGTCAAAAGGAATTTGGAATGGAGTGTTGGAGAAGTGTGAAAAGAAGCTAGCAAATTGGAAGAATCATTATCTATCTATGGGGGCAGGGGGGGGGCAGACTAATTCTGATTAACTCTGTACTAGATGCCTTGCCTACTTGTATGTTGTCTCTTTTTCCAATCCCAGTCAATGTAGTGAAGAGAATTGATGCCTTAAGAAGGAATTTCCTATGGGAAGGCAACAATGAGAAGAAGAAGTTCCACCTGGTTAATTGGAGCTCTGTGACTACTAGCAAAAAGGCAGGGGGACTTGGAATAAAAAACATAAGAATTCAGAATCAGAGTTTGATGATGAAGTGGCTATGGAAGTTTGCAGCAGATGAACAATCACTATGGACGGAGGTTGTTACGGAGAAATACGGAACGAAAGGAAAATGGACAACCAAATCAGTGAGAACTCCATATGGTGTCAGTGTGTGAAAGTCAATTAGAATCTGTGGCCAAAACTGATTAACAAATCCAAGTTCAAGGTAGGAAGGTTTCACTGTGGGATGACAATTGGCTAGGACAAGGACTATTGAAGGATCTCTTTCCTGACATATATTCCTTGAATCAACAACAAGTAACATTACACGAGGCATGGACTAATCAGGGATGGAATCTTATGTTCAGAAGATTGCTAAATGATTGGGAGATTAAAAGAGTAACTGACTTTTACAATACTTTGGAGCGATTCAGTGGTACCAACTCTAATCAAGATTTTATCGTATGGCAAAGGAATAGGCAGGGGAGGCTTTCTGTTGGGTCTGCTTACAAGGAATTCAACTTGTCTAACAACCAGGTTGGTTGTTGGCCATGGAAGATGATATGGAAAGTAAAAATTTCATACATGGTTGCTTGCTTTACATGGATACTAGCAAAAGAGGCAGTACTAACACAGGACAACTTAATCAAAAGAGGATTCCACCTGTGTTCTAGATATTACTTATGTGGAGAGGAGGCAGAGACAATTAGCCATCTTTTTTTGCACTGCAAACTCACTGTACAACTATGGAGAATCTTCATCAGATTAATGGAAATTTCATGGGCAATGCCGGGAAGAATTAATGATGTTCTAACTAGCTGGAATAAAGAGGCAACATTTTTAGCTATAAAGAGAGATGGAGAATAGTTCCAGCATGCATATGGTGGACAATCTGGGAAGAGAGAAACCAAAGATGTTTTGAAGACAAGTCCAGTAACATCCAGAAGATAAAGATGAAATGTTTggctcttttttatttttggtgtaaagGAAAGTTTATGGAGGATCATGAATCCATTTTTGATGTTCTAGATTCCTTGTGAGATGACTAAGGTTTTATGGGCACTTTCTTTGTAAATATGGGTGACTTCACTTTTTTAGTGAAGTCTTTTTATTAATATATAAATATGTTACCTTctcaaaaaaagaaataaagtgCAGCCCGGTGCAGTAAGCTCCCACTATGCACGGGGTCCggagaagggccggaccacaagggtctattgtacgcagcattaccctgcatttttgcagaggttgtttccacggctcaaATCCACGAGGTCACATGACAGCAACTTTACtggttacgccaaggctccccttcataTTGTACAAGCAATAGTATATAAAAAAAGCTAGAGGTAGGCCTATGCCTATACCTGCAGACTCCTTCAAGATCTAGAGCAGTCTAGGCGAGCAGCCTGTTCGGGTTGCTTGCCTCGAGGTGACACGCGTGTGCTAGTTTGTTGCTATTCGTGGCCGGCATAATATATTTGCTCACAGCTTGCTCTAATTGGTGGTGTGTGCTGGCTAGTCAGTTGGTCTGCCGGCAGGGCATTGGTGCCATTACCAATGGGCTCCTGGGCACTTTAGGACCATGCGATGCTTTGGTGTTGCGGTTGCTTGCACCCTGAGACATGGCCCGAGGTATGATACGGAACATCTTGTGTTGTGAGTCATGGAGTGGAATAGGACAACAGCCTGTGACATGGTCCTCTTTGCTTGTATAGTCTTTAGGTGtaatgttaattgtttgcatgGTTTAGTTTTGGCATCCAGTACTTATTTATGATGCGTTGTTGCTTCATTTTGCAGTTCGCCGACGGGGCCCATACTTTGTGGGAAGCCAATATTGAGGTCAACAGTTCCTTCCTACTGCTCTCTTCATTTTCAGAAGGCTGAAAAGCATGTGACGCGGGCTTTGAAGAAGGCAGGACTTAATGTCTCTAACACAAGTAAACTGGCCCCCAAGTTTCATGTTATAGTTGCAGAATATGTTAGCCAGATTCAAAACAGAAGAAGAGCTGCACAAAAAGCAATTTTAGAGATTACCGAGGTAAAAGAGGAGAACAGCTCCTAAGGTCGAGCATCGCGTAAAACACAAGCCTGTACATTTTCCTGGCAAATTGGTGAAGCAGCTATTGCAGTATATTTTGGTTAAATAGATTTCGTATGGGAGGCTGGACTTATGACTTGGTGGAAGAGCTTGTATTGTATAAAGAAATATTCTGCTTATGTTGGTTTTCTTATGATCTGCGCATTATTGAAGATTATTATAGAAGGAAACACACAACaatgtagttgtatttaactgatATATTGGTTaaaacaactaactgatattttAGTTAAATAAAGTTCATTTTTAACCGACATCTGCTAATGGTTGCTGTAGTTCTTTGGGCGCTTGGTTATCACAGGAGGAATACCTTATTTGTTTATGGATGTAGAGAAGCTACTTTTCCTAACGGCAAAAATGAAGTTTTTAACCCAAATTGTCCATTGAGTTTAGGAGTAGaacatcccccccccccccccaccccataATTATTCTGAGCACACGATTTTTTAAGTTGGCAAAGACTAAGCAAATTTTGCTTCAACTGACAAAACTCTTGAAAGACCTAATTGCAATTATCGTTCCAGCTCAAAGTTATGTTCTAAAAAGTCCTTGGAAGTTCCATCCATTGAACCAATAACGCTTGGTTTTGGAGGAGTTACAAGATCTTTAGTGCTTAGcttaatataaatagaaattgAAAAAACGAATTAATTGATTATTGAGTTACACACTAAATAAgcaaataataaaaattaaaaatacgaATTATGATTATTGAGTGCAAATCCCCAAATTGTTGACTGTGGGTAGTTCAGGTGCTTTGAAAGTCAAATACTTATATAAGACATGCTGATCTTATCACAGTAAATGATTGCCTTTGATTGTGAATAGCTCCAAGCAGACAGATGATATTTTAGAGCACAAGGAGCTCTAATTAGGTTGGATTTCAATAGTCTAAGAAGTGTCATATGTTCTCCACAACTAATGGTGTCATCTCCCTACAGAAAGGTATAATCAAACTTTAGACTGAACACTAGTCACGTTTTGTTGATTGGTTAGGACCTTCCTTCTATCGCCATGAACAATGTTACACTGATAACCGAGGATAAGGTTCCAATCTGTAATCTTCAGATCATGAGTTTATATGGTGAGTTAACCAGTTTTTCTACCACACAAAAACTTTCAATTGCAACCACTTTGAAATAcgtttaattattaaaataatcatCTTGTCCTAAAATTCTAACGATGACTGAAGACTCTATCTCGAAAGGTTGCGTGACTTTATCTCTTTGAAAAAAGACAAACTCTTCTTTACATACACAATTCGATGTACGAAATTGGAAGAAGAACTATTGCTTTTCAAGCGAGAATATTGTCCAGGGTTTGGACTAGAAATTGCTTGATGTCCGATGCAGCAGCTCTATTCTCTGAACTGAGGGCGGAAACCATCAAATCTTAGGCTGGGGGTTTGCTTTTGATAATCAATAAGTAGACAAATATTTATTGAATATTCGAACTTATCTTGTATATGTAAATCATAGATTGAAGCCTGCTACTCAATATTATATTATTACGATTTACCATCGAGTTCTTTTTCCGAGAGAATTTTCGTTTTGATCCCCCAAAAGTACCCTCGTTATAAAGTACTTATATACTCCCTCcgatttaaaataagtgatttttttggATGTTTTCACTCAGTTTAAGAAATTTactttttaacattaattaacaatgaaattgatcatattaacctttactatctcacataaacactcttaacacatactccaacactatttactccaagggcaatgtaagaaaaaaataattaattcattattgaaatctgaaaaaatcacttattttggaccacaaaaaaaagattaaaaaatcacttattttggactggAGGGAGTAGCATATAAGACAAAGACCTTTTGTTGGTTTTTGTCTTTATTTAGCTATACTGAGAGGGCAAAGAATCTTTCTAGGTAACTTTCTCAAATTTCACAAATGTATTTGCACATTCTTCAATATTGGACTACTCACGAGCTGCTAAAATATTATATATAAGATATAATCCGGTGACTATTACCTACTTATAGTTCAATTAGTGTATATTAGTATATACATATgcacacatatatacatacaccttgaaaaattaatttaattatgaTGCCATGATTGGTCAACGGAGGGGTCTATAAATGACACATAAAATGACTTGCTTGTGTTGTGTTTATCTAATTGCAAAATTAAATGGTATCATTGGACACATAAGGAACCATTCGGCCGACAACATATAACGCAGATTTCTATATATGTATAACTTTCTCATGCTTAGTATTTCTTGAGCCATTCGCCAGTCGAGGCGAACCAGGGCATCTCTCTTTTAAACAAATTCGGCCAAACCTTAGGTTTAGATCGttttataaatatataaataaatactCTAAGCATTGACATACAGGGAGTTTTCATTGCACATACACTTGTGAACTTAATACTATGGCAAAAAAGGTAGCAGTGATCTTGTTGATGATTTTGGCACTTTACGTTCATGTTAGAGAAGCAAATGCTGACATTAACCCTTTAGCTGATGATACTTCTACGGCTAAAGGAGTTGGTGATGTGCATGAAATAGAGAAGCTAAGCAATTTGCTGACAGGAATGGGCATGCACCCAAGGCTACAGACTAGTTGTTCTTGCTATAATTGTGGTACTTTTCAATGCTACTGCAGAGGTTGCAGTTCAGAAATGTGCTGCATATAAATGATAAATATCTATGATGCccggactctccgaaaatgtgGCCGGATacatgtcggatcctccaaaagtagtgcatttttgaaGGATCTGACACGGATGCAGctacattttggagagtccgcgcaacatagaTAAATATTGATCAGATGAAAGGAGATCAATTGGAGGAAACCCCTCTTTTATTTGAATAATAAGTCTGTTATATGTATAGTACCTTGAAGGAGTGCTTTATTCTAAGATGTGAAATTATTATGTACTGTTCTTTGCCTGGCTGCAGCATTTTCAACATAAACTACTGTAATTACTACTCTTTTGTTGCCTCTTCATCTTctcatatatatgacttcttgaGATAGTTTTTGTATGAAATATTAACCTACAATCCTAGTGTCTGTGACCATGTACAACATCCTTTTCCCCCCTGTTCATCATATCATATACTCACGCTAAGGGCGGGACAATTATTAGATTACATTTCATTTTGTCAAAGAGGAAGTCAAATTATAATGTTTAGTTCATATATTCACAGGAGAAAGGACCTCTGCTGATCCATTTAAGAGTGAAGCTACATCTTTGCCAACACCGAAAAACACCGATATTCTTTGCAGAATTTTAGTTCCTACCATAATCACTTCAAAGTATCTCATATGTCAACTCAATGATATCTGAATTATTTTCATATCTTCACAATTTAAAAGATTTATATACATCACACATGCTCTAGTcaatctctatctctctctcgCGCAAGAAGCAAACCAAAACAACAGGGTTTAAATAGCTGCCAAACAATCCagcatatatgtatgtatatattcattaagaacttgagggagtataactaacatatatatacaaaaataactCACTATGCTTCTCTTTATGGAGAGATCCGAAGGCATCAACGAAAAGACGCATCTTGCACAAAATTTGGCATTTATCCAGTTAACCTGCAGCAAAAGCTATATAGACGTTTCAGCAGACTGTGACTGGTATGAACAATGCCTGAATTTAGACTCTGGCTTAGGCTGCTGCAAGTAGATAAATGTAGGATCGTTCGGGTCGACATAACTgcaaaattaaccaaaataaGAATTGTATGAAATATTTCTATTTACACTTTCAATAAAAGATGATTTCATATAATTTCACAGTACAAAGAGCAAGCAATGTGACATACGCATGTCTAGTCATCTCATCAACTGGTGTTTGTGCTGTTTCATGAGGATCTACACGAGGCTTTGCCCTTGAACGTCGATAGCGTCGTCTCACTTTTCCAATTAATTTAAAAACTAATGGGATGAAAGTCTCATAACCACCTTCATTGAACAAAATCTTAAACGAATGAGGAAGGGTCGTGTTTCCATTAGCCGCTTGTACAACCTGAAATAGACTAGAATCAGTCATCTGAAGTAGCGTTCATTGTCCATGGATAAATAAATCTATCTATTCTACTTACCGGATTTACATATCCAGAAATGTTTTTGCAGAAGAATATTGGTTGGTTAAATTTTTCACCGTGAACAAATAGCTGCAGAATGAAGTCAATTTGGTCAGCAGAAGCAGTTATCGGTTCTAAGTTTTGTTGCCTATCTCCGCTCATCAAAATAAGCCACGAATTTGTATCAATATAATTGGGAAGATCTTAGTCTACACatgcatatgtatatatatgtgtgtctATTTGTGTTTGTATGCATAAAACTCCACCTTCTCGGTACCTACTGACTCTAACTAAATGTCGAATCAACCTCTTAATCAAGTCACAAAGATACAGTAAAATCTACACAGTATGACACAGGCACATCGTTATGACAGCAACAAGAACGTTGATATAAGCAAGTGTTGAAGCACAACTCGACTAAGAAAAGATTGATCCAAACCAAATGGTATGAAAAATTTCACAGTATGTCAAGGTAGTCATCCAAGTCCAATGTTATCAAATTTGAAaagtcaaaaataaaataaaatgctgAAGCTTattggggctttaagcgcaaaCTATGAAGAAAAACAATT
The Nicotiana sylvestris chromosome 11, ASM39365v2, whole genome shotgun sequence DNA segment above includes these coding regions:
- the LOC104212846 gene encoding UPF0664 stress-induced protein C29B12.11c-like; translated protein: MALNPKLFPHGMPMPFLNELFVFASDVVDFEIDNIPRLGQVQAKGTIYLSNIRMVFVANNPRDNFIAFDIPLLFVHGEKFNQPIFFCKNISGYVNPVVQAANGNTTLPHSFKILFNEGGYETFIPLVFKLIGKVRRRYRRSRAKPRVDPHETAQTPVDEMTRHAYVDPNDPTFIYLQQPKPESKFRHCSYQSQSAETSI